A stretch of Paenibacillus mucilaginosus 3016 DNA encodes these proteins:
- a CDS encoding FlxA-like family protein gives MNASSVSSISYTAAARTVDTNDLEKQKSRLQAEIRQWQESKEDEKTKTLKITQLQMQIEQIERQIAERKAESKSAQGASSSLNGNAEAASELRSLYGVNTGSATNPNGTFDVRI, from the coding sequence ATGAACGCATCCTCCGTGTCAAGCATTTCCTATACGGCTGCGGCCCGTACCGTGGACACGAACGACCTGGAGAAGCAGAAGTCCCGGCTGCAGGCCGAAATCAGGCAGTGGCAGGAGAGCAAGGAAGACGAGAAAACCAAAACGCTCAAAATCACGCAGCTGCAGATGCAGATCGAGCAGATTGAACGGCAGATCGCAGAGCGCAAAGCGGAGTCGAAGTCCGCGCAGGGGGCTTCTTCGTCCCTGAACGGGAATGCGGAGGCTGCTTCGGAGCTCCGAAGCCTCTATGGCGTCAATACCGGCTCCGCGACGAATCCGAACGGTACGTTTGACGTCCGGATCTAG
- a CDS encoding ArsR/SmtB family transcription factor, translating to MSAQPKHDVFQAVADPTRRQLLQLLAGRELPVTAISSHFPISRTAVSKHLRVLAEAGLVKERRIGRETRYRMEAEPLLELKKWLDFYERFWENKLEALRRYVESGEPEGDSLGGPRGIPGAADEERP from the coding sequence GTGTCCGCGCAGCCGAAGCATGATGTCTTCCAGGCGGTGGCTGATCCGACCCGCCGTCAACTGCTGCAGCTGCTGGCCGGCCGGGAGCTCCCGGTTACGGCCATCTCCAGCCACTTTCCGATCAGCCGGACAGCCGTCTCCAAGCACCTGCGCGTGCTTGCAGAAGCAGGCCTGGTCAAGGAACGGAGGATCGGGCGCGAGACACGCTACCGGATGGAAGCGGAGCCGCTGCTTGAGCTGAAGAAGTGGCTCGACTTCTATGAGCGGTTCTGGGAGAACAAGCTCGAGGCGCTCCGGCGGTATGTGGAGTCCGGTGAGCCGGAGGGGGATAGCTTGGGCGGTCCCCGCGGGATCCCAGGAGCTGCGGATGAAGAACGGCCCTAG
- a CDS encoding RrF2 family transcriptional regulator → MSYSLAYYQGIGVVILTAVKVERGIYDYVPSRQISEMLAIPLPTTVKILQTLNRAGILETKEGSKGGVRLAKHPDEITLLDVFTAIEADRPLFRMEYPSDLTGPIAQEAGRNVTLALHRSEQAMRDSLAAVTISSLYPREPQTEPDQD, encoded by the coding sequence ATGAGTTATTCATTGGCATATTATCAAGGTATCGGCGTTGTCATTCTCACTGCCGTTAAGGTGGAGCGGGGCATCTATGACTACGTCCCCTCCCGCCAGATCTCCGAGATGCTGGCGATTCCCCTGCCGACCACGGTCAAGATTCTTCAGACCTTGAACCGGGCAGGCATTCTGGAGACCAAGGAAGGCTCGAAGGGCGGCGTCCGGCTCGCGAAGCATCCGGATGAGATCACGCTGCTCGATGTGTTCACGGCCATTGAGGCGGACCGCCCCCTGTTCCGGATGGAATACCCTTCGGATCTGACAGGCCCTATCGCCCAGGAAGCGGGCCGGAATGTCACGTTGGCGCTCCACCGCTCCGAACAGGCGATGAGGGACAGTCTGGCCGCTGTGACCATCTCCAGTCTGTATCCCCGGGAGCCGCAAACGGAGCCGGATCAGGACTAG
- a CDS encoding S-layer homology domain-containing protein, which produces MKALNRKILAGTLLTSVVFGSAPILHNEAFAATSTSSVQAGVKAGMQSGQRGPQGGFGFAGSDVTAETAVLLGVEESVITAALQEGQTLVEIAAAYGFSEQDYLKGLTAALTAKINAEHTAGTLTDEQAENMKTQLPERLKRQAAGEFDGAAGTAEGGRGIGMGANLTAYAAEVLGVEESTITAAMKEGRTLAVFAEAQGMSAEDFRAAVTAALTAEIEAKLADGTFTEAQAEEQKSALSDRVKRQIEGQGGVRPDTSGEVQEPGTAAGQAKGSAAKLNGAAQAGQVELTDIGSHWAVGSIRNLVKKGILQGDDNQRFNPDNTVTREELATMVTRSFDLSAEASAESRDYADVDQNRWSYKDIEASREFFDLKSDASGKASFQPSAGAKREDVAVTLVKVLLKQNPSMNLLSETEADELLKSRFKDADSIPAELRPYIATAVKSELIQGDDEGNFAPSKTITRAEVAALLDRLLGEEETE; this is translated from the coding sequence ATGAAAGCACTCAACCGCAAAATTCTCGCAGGTACCCTTTTGACATCTGTCGTATTTGGTTCCGCTCCGATCTTACATAACGAGGCGTTCGCCGCCACAAGCACGTCTTCCGTGCAGGCCGGAGTGAAGGCTGGGATGCAGAGCGGCCAGCGCGGTCCGCAGGGCGGCTTCGGCTTCGCAGGCAGTGATGTGACTGCCGAAACCGCCGTGCTGCTTGGCGTGGAGGAGAGCGTCATTACGGCGGCTCTCCAGGAGGGGCAGACGCTCGTGGAGATCGCCGCGGCCTATGGATTCAGTGAGCAAGATTATCTGAAAGGGCTGACCGCCGCGCTGACCGCGAAGATTAACGCCGAACATACGGCTGGGACCCTCACGGACGAACAGGCGGAGAATATGAAGACACAGCTGCCGGAGCGGTTGAAGCGCCAGGCGGCAGGCGAATTCGATGGTGCGGCGGGGACCGCAGAAGGCGGCCGGGGAATCGGCATGGGAGCCAACCTGACCGCATATGCCGCCGAGGTATTGGGAGTGGAGGAAAGTACGATTACAGCCGCCATGAAGGAGGGCCGGACGCTCGCGGTTTTTGCCGAGGCACAGGGTATGAGCGCAGAGGACTTCCGCGCGGCGGTGACTGCGGCGCTCACAGCGGAGATTGAAGCGAAGCTGGCGGACGGTACGTTCACTGAGGCGCAGGCTGAAGAGCAGAAGTCCGCCTTGTCCGACCGCGTGAAGCGGCAGATCGAGGGCCAGGGCGGCGTACGTCCGGACACGTCCGGGGAAGTGCAGGAGCCCGGTACGGCGGCAGGACAAGCCAAAGGCAGTGCCGCTAAGCTGAACGGGGCGGCCCAGGCGGGTCAAGTAGAGCTGACGGATATCGGCAGCCACTGGGCGGTCGGCAGCATCCGGAACCTGGTGAAGAAGGGGATCCTGCAGGGAGACGACAACCAGCGGTTCAACCCGGATAACACCGTAACCCGGGAAGAGCTGGCTACGATGGTGACCCGCAGCTTCGACCTGAGCGCAGAAGCCTCCGCCGAGAGCCGCGACTATGCGGATGTGGATCAGAACCGCTGGTCGTACAAGGACATCGAAGCCTCCCGGGAATTCTTCGACCTGAAGAGTGATGCGTCAGGCAAAGCGAGCTTCCAGCCAAGTGCCGGCGCGAAGCGGGAGGACGTGGCCGTCACCCTGGTGAAGGTGCTCCTGAAGCAGAACCCTTCGATGAACCTGCTGAGCGAGACCGAGGCCGATGAGCTGCTGAAGAGCCGGTTCAAGGATGCGGACAGCATTCCGGCGGAGCTGCGCCCGTACATCGCCACTGCGGTGAAGTCGGAGCTGATCCAGGGCGACGATGAAGGCAACTTCGCGCCTTCGAAGACGATTACGCGCGCGGAAGTGGCGGCGCTGCTCGACCGTCTGCTGGGGGAAGAAGAGACCGAGTAA
- a CDS encoding glycosyltransferase, protein MTKVGLVMRKIQFTEAQGPRVFAERLKRLAGELGVEIVFISPERHVSGYDWLPGYEHEKGDLVNYDIVLDQIYRENIEHVIYTVSGFTFLKMFLKNSVLFPHSFPDPALTGYEMMKPFYSIVDKAVVSTEFLKRELARNFGVTDVNVIPIGFSEELAEKHFDPSQIVENRVLWIGRDEENRRPDLVLEYARQNPDKEVFMVFGGRRYEESMKRYSIPNNVKLQFALTQDEIFALMNTAKVYWSCSKFDTFAMPLTEALAMGKIVVKPEHPCYDHISSRHSFAGNEKNWFELVNMAVASPMKASMDNREYAFSRFSSRVMKEGYRDFFSAWLK, encoded by the coding sequence ATGACCAAAGTAGGCTTGGTGATGAGAAAAATCCAGTTTACCGAAGCGCAGGGCCCCCGGGTCTTCGCGGAGCGGCTCAAGAGGCTTGCCGGCGAACTGGGCGTGGAGATCGTGTTCATTTCGCCGGAGCGGCATGTGAGCGGGTACGACTGGCTGCCGGGGTACGAGCATGAGAAGGGCGATCTGGTGAACTACGATATCGTCCTTGACCAGATTTACCGGGAGAACATCGAGCATGTGATTTATACGGTATCGGGCTTCACGTTCCTCAAGATGTTCCTGAAGAACAGCGTGCTCTTCCCGCACAGCTTCCCGGACCCCGCACTGACGGGCTATGAGATGATGAAGCCGTTCTATTCCATCGTGGACAAAGCCGTCGTGTCAACGGAGTTCCTGAAGCGGGAGCTTGCACGGAATTTCGGCGTGACCGATGTCAACGTCATTCCGATCGGCTTCAGCGAGGAGCTGGCGGAGAAGCACTTCGACCCGTCGCAGATCGTGGAGAACCGGGTGCTGTGGATCGGGCGGGACGAGGAGAACCGGCGGCCGGATCTCGTGCTCGAGTATGCGAGGCAGAACCCGGATAAGGAAGTGTTCATGGTCTTCGGGGGCCGGCGGTACGAGGAGAGCATGAAGCGGTACAGCATCCCGAACAATGTGAAGCTGCAGTTCGCCCTGACCCAGGATGAGATCTTCGCCCTGATGAACACCGCGAAGGTGTACTGGAGCTGCTCGAAGTTCGATACCTTCGCGATGCCGCTGACCGAAGCGCTCGCCATGGGCAAGATTGTCGTGAAGCCGGAGCATCCGTGCTACGACCACATCTCTTCGCGCCATTCGTTCGCCGGCAATGAGAAGAACTGGTTCGAGCTCGTGAATATGGCCGTGGCTTCCCCGATGAAGGCCTCGATGGACAATCGGGAATATGCGTTCAGCCGGTTCTCGAGCCGGGTGATGAAGGAAGGCTACCGGGACTTTTTCTCGGCTTGGCTGAAGTAG
- a CDS encoding phosphotransferase family protein: protein MGLPIGDVVLSGGILDDSRILRREILYTGMNGKQVERFYVSPSESYVFKPLTHNGQSGRERWVYDQVLQSLPPIYPRLLARSADEAGEDGWLIFEDMGPMQHTFREDIVLRVAEEMAGWHASPAEKWIEAPLKGHKPSIEEMTGDLLRSQGALPPLVAAEPAAAELLQGLLDRLESWEWSRKRVLSHGDLHLGNYALMNGRLIVLDWEHAHLNIPYWDLYHLVDLSHPLFPKQVTEEMREKALETYLGCTGAPPLERAGFKREYYLFSAVFSLWMLRLIAGDLQRESGPWSRAELEQQREETLESFIQCARHNA, encoded by the coding sequence ATGGGGCTGCCGATCGGCGATGTGGTATTGTCCGGCGGGATTCTGGACGACAGCCGGATCCTCAGGCGTGAAATTCTCTATACGGGAATGAACGGGAAGCAGGTGGAACGCTTCTATGTGTCTCCATCGGAGAGCTATGTCTTCAAGCCGCTGACCCACAACGGACAGAGCGGCAGGGAGCGCTGGGTGTACGATCAGGTGCTGCAGAGCCTGCCTCCGATTTATCCCCGCCTGCTGGCCAGGTCCGCAGACGAAGCGGGGGAGGACGGCTGGCTCATCTTCGAAGACATGGGCCCCATGCAGCATACCTTCCGCGAGGACATTGTGCTCCGGGTGGCCGAGGAGATGGCGGGCTGGCATGCCTCGCCGGCCGAGAAGTGGATCGAAGCGCCCCTGAAGGGACACAAGCCTTCGATCGAGGAGATGACCGGCGACCTGCTGCGCAGCCAGGGCGCACTGCCTCCGCTGGTGGCTGCAGAGCCTGCAGCGGCGGAGCTATTGCAAGGGCTTCTGGACCGGCTGGAGAGCTGGGAGTGGAGCCGGAAGCGGGTGCTCTCCCACGGGGATCTGCATCTCGGCAACTACGCGCTGATGAACGGCAGGCTGATCGTGCTCGACTGGGAGCATGCGCATCTGAATATCCCCTACTGGGACCTGTACCACCTGGTGGACTTGTCCCATCCCCTGTTTCCGAAGCAGGTGACGGAGGAGATGCGGGAGAAGGCGCTGGAGACGTATCTCGGCTGCACCGGTGCCCCGCCTCTGGAACGGGCCGGTTTCAAGAGGGAGTACTATTTGTTCTCGGCGGTATTTTCTCTCTGGATGCTGAGGCTGATCGCAGGCGATCTGCAGCGGGAGAGCGGCCCTTGGAGCCGGGCCGAGCTGGAGCAACAGCGGGAGGAGACGCTGGAGAGTTTCATCCAATGCGCACGTCATAACGCCTAG
- a CDS encoding MMPL family transporter has protein sequence MTASPPASGKDPVLPPPSLLARLGFFLARRRRTAVLSGLILLIVSVLAGAGTPAKLTLSRYEAPGSESVQTRELLHEAFGAGSANLILVVTAKSGNVDHPEVREAGLALTRKLAAEEGIAEASSYWSQGESPALRSRDGSQALVTARLYGSATEVRTALAGLSPRYTLDHELLRVQVGGQEEVFRQVGEFARQDFLRAELIILPSVLLLLLLLYRRWSAALLTVGAGLFSMVLTLAALGVIVRFTEVSTFAMNLTLVMGLGLGIDYSLFIISRFREEWDAEQSIPHALARTLDTAGRTVIYSGATVAVSLLALLLFPFPFLRSLGYAGVLVVLSGMLGAVVFLPAALALLGGRVSRGPQQKRTAGSDTPSGFWYRTAMATMRRPGAAGGAALLVLLLLASPAAGLHFGLPDDRMLPASASSRVTQDAVRTGFEAEEADAIQVAALGTGRPAGRLADIERYAAELSRVPGITQVDSWAGTYAGGVRIIERTASHERFASERGTWFAAIPSVAALEQNSDGLLQGVRAVPAPFEVRIGGFPAELADYRASLVERLPLVLSLILGATFVILFLMTGSLLLPLKATVLNLLSLSVMFGGLVWVFQDGHLSGLLRFTSIGTIEPSIPILMFCIAYGLSMDYEVFILSRIKEEYDRTGDNTRAVAAGIQRSAPLVSAAAGILALSFAAYASGSVVLLKMLGVGMALAVIVDATLIRAILVPALMRLAGEANWWAPQPLRRLYERFGLHEAGG, from the coding sequence ATGACGGCCTCTCCTCCCGCTTCAGGGAAAGATCCTGTCCTCCCGCCCCCCTCTCTGCTCGCACGCCTTGGTTTCTTCCTGGCCCGGCGGCGCCGGACCGCCGTTCTCTCCGGACTGATCCTGCTGATCGTCTCGGTCCTCGCCGGGGCTGGCACACCCGCCAAGCTGACGCTGTCCCGCTATGAGGCTCCCGGTTCCGAATCCGTGCAGACCCGGGAGCTGCTTCATGAAGCATTCGGCGCCGGCAGCGCCAACCTCATTCTGGTCGTAACCGCCAAGTCGGGGAACGTCGATCACCCCGAGGTCCGGGAAGCCGGGCTGGCCCTGACCCGGAAGCTTGCCGCCGAGGAAGGCATCGCAGAGGCCTCTTCCTATTGGTCGCAAGGCGAATCCCCGGCCCTGCGCAGCCGGGATGGCAGCCAGGCTCTGGTCACCGCCCGGCTCTACGGCAGCGCCACTGAGGTACGCACGGCCCTCGCCGGGCTGTCCCCGCGCTACACGCTGGACCATGAGCTGCTGCGCGTGCAGGTCGGCGGACAGGAGGAAGTGTTCCGCCAGGTAGGCGAATTCGCCCGGCAGGACTTCCTCCGCGCCGAGCTGATCATCCTGCCCTCAGTCCTGCTGCTGCTCCTCCTGCTCTACCGCCGGTGGAGCGCCGCCCTCCTGACGGTCGGGGCAGGTCTCTTCTCGATGGTCCTCACCCTCGCGGCCCTTGGCGTTATCGTGCGCTTCACGGAAGTGTCCACCTTCGCCATGAACCTCACGCTCGTCATGGGTCTCGGCCTCGGCATCGACTACAGCCTCTTCATCATCTCCCGGTTCCGTGAGGAATGGGATGCAGAGCAGAGCATACCCCACGCCCTGGCCCGAACCCTGGATACGGCCGGACGCACGGTGATCTACAGCGGAGCCACGGTGGCGGTATCGCTGCTGGCGCTGCTGCTCTTCCCCTTCCCTTTCCTCCGCTCGCTCGGCTATGCCGGTGTCCTGGTCGTCCTCTCGGGGATGCTGGGCGCGGTCGTGTTCCTTCCCGCAGCTCTGGCCCTCCTTGGCGGCAGGGTCAGCCGGGGGCCGCAGCAAAAGCGCACCGCCGGCTCGGATACGCCGTCCGGCTTCTGGTACCGGACCGCCATGGCGACCATGCGCCGTCCCGGGGCCGCCGGAGGAGCCGCGCTGCTTGTGCTGCTGCTCCTCGCTTCTCCCGCTGCCGGACTGCACTTCGGGCTGCCCGACGACCGGATGCTGCCTGCCTCCGCCTCCTCCCGGGTCACCCAGGATGCCGTGCGGACCGGCTTCGAAGCCGAAGAAGCGGATGCCATTCAGGTGGCCGCCCTGGGGACCGGCCGCCCTGCCGGCCGGCTCGCGGACATCGAACGCTATGCCGCCGAGCTGTCGCGGGTGCCTGGCATCACTCAGGTCGACTCCTGGGCCGGCACCTATGCCGGGGGCGTGAGGATCATCGAACGAACTGCATCGCATGAGCGTTTCGCGAGCGAGCGCGGCACATGGTTCGCCGCGATTCCGTCGGTCGCCGCCCTCGAGCAGAATTCGGACGGCCTGCTTCAAGGTGTCCGTGCGGTGCCTGCGCCGTTCGAGGTGAGGATCGGCGGATTCCCGGCGGAGCTGGCCGACTACCGGGCCTCGCTGGTGGAGCGGCTTCCCCTGGTGCTCAGCCTCATCCTGGGCGCAACCTTCGTGATCCTCTTCCTGATGACCGGCTCCCTGCTCCTACCGCTGAAGGCGACCGTGCTGAACCTGCTCAGCCTCTCAGTCATGTTCGGCGGGCTCGTCTGGGTGTTCCAGGACGGCCATCTCTCCGGCCTGCTCCGCTTCACCTCCATCGGCACGATCGAGCCCAGCATCCCCATCCTGATGTTCTGCATCGCCTACGGCCTCTCGATGGATTACGAAGTGTTCATCCTCTCCCGCATCAAGGAAGAGTATGACCGCACGGGGGATAACACGCGGGCCGTAGCAGCGGGCATTCAGCGGAGCGCCCCGCTCGTGTCGGCTGCGGCGGGCATTCTCGCCCTCTCCTTTGCGGCCTATGCATCCGGCAGCGTGGTGCTGCTGAAGATGCTGGGCGTCGGCATGGCCCTTGCGGTGATTGTGGACGCCACGCTGATCCGCGCCATTCTCGTACCCGCGCTGATGCGGCTCGCAGGTGAGGCGAACTGGTGGGCTCCGCAGCCTCTGCGGCGGCTGTATGAGCGGTTCGGGCTTCATGAGGCGGGGGGATAA
- a CDS encoding SRPBCC family protein — protein sequence MTANTDNNLPDIRQTQVFNAPIDKVWSAVATAEGIAAWFMPNDFQPVEGHEFHLEAGPFGKSPCKVTSVTPPTGLSFRWGQDWTLSFELKDLGGKTEFTLIHSGWDPEKVTEFGETHRVVRERMSQGWVGIVQKLAGYVEGGA from the coding sequence ATGACAGCTAATACAGACAACAACCTTCCGGATATCCGCCAAACCCAGGTATTTAACGCACCGATCGACAAAGTATGGAGTGCTGTCGCGACAGCCGAGGGCATTGCCGCCTGGTTTATGCCGAATGACTTTCAGCCGGTGGAAGGCCATGAGTTTCACTTGGAGGCGGGGCCGTTCGGCAAGTCGCCCTGCAAGGTGACGTCGGTTACCCCTCCGACCGGGCTGTCGTTCCGCTGGGGCCAGGATTGGACGCTGAGCTTCGAGCTCAAGGATCTTGGCGGCAAGACGGAATTCACGCTGATTCACTCCGGCTGGGATCCGGAGAAGGTTACGGAGTTCGGCGAGACACACCGCGTCGTCCGCGAGCGGATGTCCCAAGGCTGGGTCGGCATCGTACAGAAGCTGGCCGGCTATGTCGAGGGCGGAGCGTAG